ACCTGCTCAAACGGCCCGGCTGTATTGATCGCCCTGCAACTGTACAAGATCACCAAGGAGAAAAAGTACCTGGACACGGCAATGCTGATCTACAACTGGACCAACAAAAACCTGCAGGCGCCATCAGGTGTGTTTTATGATAATATCAAGATACCATCGTTAAATGTGGATAAAGCAACTTATACCTATAATGCAGGTACCATGCTGCAGGCTAACGTATTGCTGTACAACATAACCAGGGATCAGAAATATTTGACCGAGGCCAAACGTATTGCGGATGCATCAAAAGCGCATTTTTTCAGGAACGGGCGTTTGCCGGGCAACTACTGGTTCAATGCGGTGCTGATACGCGGTTATATGGAATTGTACAAGGTAGAGAAAGATAAAGCCCGCCTGCAATTTATTATTGATGATGCCAACGCCATCTGGAACACAGAGCGCGAGGGTAACCTGGTAGGTAAGCGTAAGGAAAAGGCGTTGATTGACCAGGCCGCCATGATCGAGATCTACGGCAGACTGGCCAGCCTTAAATAAGGGTTTACTTAAATTACTATATTAGCTATTCATCCCGCCATTAATTGTGGTTGGATGAATAGCTTTTTTTATGGACATGCCATCCGTTTTTCGCCGAACACGTATAGCGCCTACACCCAGCGGTTACCTGCATATAGGCAACGCGTTATCATTTATTATAACCGCCGGTTTGGCTGCCGAAACAGGTGCCCAAATGCTGCTGCGCATTGATGATATGGACCGCGCCCGAGCCGATGAACGCTATGTACAGGATATATTTGATACCCTCGGTTTTCTGAATATTCCCTGGCAGGAGGGGCCGCGTGATCCGCAAGAGTTTAATAGTGGCTGGTCGCAAATGTTAAGGCTGGATAAATACAACGCCGCTTTGGAGCAGGTACGGAAAAGCGGGCAGGTATTTGCCTGTAATTGCAGTCGGTCGCAACTAAAAGGGTTGGCGGCATATCCCGGCAATTGTCGCTATAAAAATATCCCGCTGGATGAACCCGGCGTGAGCTGGCGTTTAAAAACCGAACCGGCAACTATCAGTATAAAAACCTTGAACGGATATATAACCGAGCCGCTACCTGTCGAAATGACTGACTTTGTAATACGAAAAAAAGACGGTTACCCGGCTTACCAATTGTCATCAGCGGTGGATGATGTGCTTTTTAATGTTGACCTCATCGTGCGCGGGCAGGATCTGTGGGCATCAACACTGGCGCAATTATATTTAGCGCAAATATCGGGCTTGCCGTTTAGTAACGTTACTTTTTATCATCATCCATTATTGTTAGGTAGCGATGGCACCAAATTGTCAAAATCAGCAGGCGCAACATCCATCAAATATATGCGGGAGCAGGGCTATTCAACAGAAGAAGTGTTAATCGCTATCGCGAAGCAAACCGGAGTAAATGAAACTATGATTGATTGGCGGCAGCTTTATGATAGACTTAAAGGAAACCTGCCATAAAAAGAAATTACTGGCCGCCGGTTTTTAAATACATATAAATTATACCTACCGCTACAATGGTAAGCAGTATCAACAAACCGGCAACGCCGCGGCGTTTATCCTGGCGCATTACCCAAATCAAAAAAACTACCAGTGGTATAACAAATATCAGCCAGAATATAAGCGATGGAAAACTCATGTGTTTTTTATTGAGTCCGGAAGTCGGGAAAGACCGTATCCGGATGTGTTTGCAAATATAGATTTTTTTAGTCCGGAAGTTGAAAAGTCCGGAAGTCCGAAAGTTGTGCTTCAGACTTATACTATACGGCTATTTTCTTCTTCTTTCGGACTTTTCGACTTCCGAACTACTTCAGCTAAAACGGCATCCGTGCCAATGGCGCTACATCCTGGCCGATGAATTCACCTTTCAGGAATTTGTGGTAACCCGCAATGGCTATCATGGCGGCGTTATCGGTACAGTATTCCATTTTGGGGATAAAGGTACGCCAGCCCAGGTCCATGCCTAATTGCTGCAAGCCCTGGCGCAAACCGGTATTGGCCGATACACCACCCGCCAATGCTACATCGGTAATGCCGTATTGCCCGGCAGCTTTACGCAGTTTGTTGAGCAAAATGGTAGCAATACGCTTTTCAACCGAAGCGCAGATGTCGTTAATGTTTTCCTCGATAAAGTTAGGATTCGCCGCCACGTTATCCCTGATGAAATAAAGGATGGAAGTTTTCAATCCGCTGAAGCTGAAATCAAAACCGGGTATTTGCGGCTCAGGGAATTTATAAGCGTCGGGGTTGCCGCTGCGGGCGTATTTATCAATCAGCGGGCCACCCGGGTAAGGCAGGCCTAATACCTTACTGGTTTTATCCATGGCTTCACCGGCGGCATCGTCAAGCGTTTGGCCGATGATCTCCATATCAAAATAATCCTTCACCAGCACAATTTGCGTATGCCCGCCCGAAACGGTAAGACACAGGAATGGGAATGCAGGGTTATGATCGCCTATAAAATGGGCCAAAACATGCGCCTGCATGTGGTTAACCTCTATCAACGGGATGTTTTTTGCCAGCGCGAAAGCCTTGGCAAATGATACGCCAACTAAAAGTGAGCCTAAAAGTCCGGGGCCGCGTGTAAAAGCCACCGCATCAATATCATTTTTGTTTACTTTTGCGTTTAATAACGCCTGTTGAACAGCGGGAACAATATTTTGCTGATGCACACGCGAAGCAAGCTCAGGCACAACGCCGCCGTAAGCTTCGTGTATAGTTTGATTGGCAATAATATTGCTTAGGATGTTACCGTCAGCACATACCGATGCCGAGGTTTCGTCGCACGATGACTCTATGGCTAAAATTACAGGCACAATTATCTTTTAAAAACGCAAAGTTATTAAAAAAGTACTCAAAATAACGTTAAGCATAGTATTGCTCATTGTATTGATGATTAGTATACTACTGTTGGCTTTTCAGTACAAACCGGTGCAAACATGGGCAGCCAAAAAGGCCACCTCCTACCTGTCGAAAGAATTAGATACAAAAATTGATATTAAAAGTCTGTACATAAAACCGTTTTCATCTGTTGTGCTTGAAGGGCTTTATGTGCTCGATAAACAAAAGGACACCCTGCTGAGTACGCCAAGGTTAATAGTAGAAGTAAGTGGCTTCTCGATATTCAACAGCATCAAAAAGCGCTATATTGATTTTACCTCGGTGCAGCTGGATAACGGCTCGTTTTACCTGAAAAAACAGCGCGACAGCACAACCAACCTGCAATTTATTATTGATTACTTTAACTCGGGCGATACCACCAAAAAGGCCAGCAAACCCTGGATACTTGATTTTGAACGCATCGGCATCAATAACCTGCGGTTCAGGTACAAAAACCAGCTGCGCGATACCCTGGTAAAAGGTGTCAACTTTGATGATATTGATGTAAAGGGATTTAGTGCTGTTGTGCGTAACCTCGATTTAAAAAATCACCTGTTCAAAGCATCAGTTAACAAACTGACGCTTAAAGAAAAGAGCGGATTTTATCTTAAAAATTTAACCGCTCAAACTACGGTTGATACTAACCAAATTTTGCTACAGCAGCTTACGCTGCAAACACCTAATTCATTTTTGCGCGATCATTTTAAAATGAGTTTTGACTCCTTTGATGATTTCAGCGATTTTGAACGCCGCGTAAACATGGATGCCGATTTTAAGAACGCGCACCTCTCCTCAAAAGACGTAGCTTACTTTACCAGCAGTTTAGATAAAACCCAATTTGAACTGGGCGTAAACGGGCGCATCCGTGGCAGGGTTGATAATTTGCGGGCCACCAACCTGCTGGTTACCGCCGGGCAAAGTACCTATGTAAAAGGTAATTTCAGGGTGAAAGGCTTGCCCGATTGGGAGAACACCTTCCTTGGGTTGGATATAGAACAGATCGCCACTAATAAAAAAGATCTGGACTATATAGTGAAGCGCTTTACAGGCAGTAAC
This genomic interval from Mucilaginibacter defluvii contains the following:
- a CDS encoding glycoside hydrolase family 76 protein encodes the protein MKLRITLAISLCTAFAFKAGAQTKAEYQQRINTLYSGVQQHLHDAAAGLYYEDTKPESKKRHSYLWPLCALVQGADEMDKLEPKKHRIDTVLAAIQQYYRATPPAPGYQAMVVHDEKDSRFYDDNQWIGIAALDAYNRTKTKKYLELGKMIHRFQLTAYDDEAGGGLYWKEDERTTKNTCSNGPAVLIALQLYKITKEKKYLDTAMLIYNWTNKNLQAPSGVFYDNIKIPSLNVDKATYTYNAGTMLQANVLLYNITRDQKYLTEAKRIADASKAHFFRNGRLPGNYWFNAVLIRGYMELYKVEKDKARLQFIIDDANAIWNTEREGNLVGKRKEKALIDQAAMIEIYGRLASLK
- a CDS encoding glutamate--tRNA ligase family protein produces the protein MDMPSVFRRTRIAPTPSGYLHIGNALSFIITAGLAAETGAQMLLRIDDMDRARADERYVQDIFDTLGFLNIPWQEGPRDPQEFNSGWSQMLRLDKYNAALEQVRKSGQVFACNCSRSQLKGLAAYPGNCRYKNIPLDEPGVSWRLKTEPATISIKTLNGYITEPLPVEMTDFVIRKKDGYPAYQLSSAVDDVLFNVDLIVRGQDLWASTLAQLYLAQISGLPFSNVTFYHHPLLLGSDGTKLSKSAGATSIKYMREQGYSTEEVLIAIAKQTGVNETMIDWRQLYDRLKGNLP
- the tsaD gene encoding tRNA (adenosine(37)-N6)-threonylcarbamoyltransferase complex transferase subunit TsaD, whose protein sequence is MPVILAIESSCDETSASVCADGNILSNIIANQTIHEAYGGVVPELASRVHQQNIVPAVQQALLNAKVNKNDIDAVAFTRGPGLLGSLLVGVSFAKAFALAKNIPLIEVNHMQAHVLAHFIGDHNPAFPFLCLTVSGGHTQIVLVKDYFDMEIIGQTLDDAAGEAMDKTSKVLGLPYPGGPLIDKYARSGNPDAYKFPEPQIPGFDFSFSGLKTSILYFIRDNVAANPNFIEENINDICASVEKRIATILLNKLRKAAGQYGITDVALAGGVSANTGLRQGLQQLGMDLGWRTFIPKMEYCTDNAAMIAIAGYHKFLKGEFIGQDVAPLARMPF